In a genomic window of Caloramator mitchellensis:
- the rsmH gene encoding 16S rRNA (cytosine(1402)-N(4))-methyltransferase RsmH: MEFKHYSVMLNECIEGLNIKEDGIYVDGTMGGAGHSIEIAKHLTTGELIGIDQDMDALNASMERLKDFNNVKFIHNNFSKIKSILEDLKIEKVDGILLDLGVSSYQLDNPDRGFSYMHNAKLDMRMNKDDDLTAWDVVNGYSKEDLIRILKEYGEEKFASKIADLIIKRRKIKNINTTYELVDIIKDAIPVKARREGGHPAKRVFQAIRIEVNKELEILESAVNDCVDVLSSEGRICIITFHSLEDRIVKNVFRKRENPCVCPPNFPVCTCGNIADLRVITKKPILPSEEELKENSRSKSAKLRIAEKI, encoded by the coding sequence ATGGAGTTTAAACATTATTCAGTAATGCTTAATGAATGTATTGAAGGACTAAATATTAAGGAAGATGGTATTTATGTAGATGGAACAATGGGAGGCGCAGGACACTCTATTGAAATTGCTAAACACTTAACAACCGGTGAACTCATCGGTATTGATCAGGACATGGATGCTTTAAATGCCTCGATGGAAAGATTAAAAGATTTTAATAATGTTAAGTTTATACATAATAATTTTTCAAAGATTAAATCGATATTAGAAGATTTGAAAATTGAGAAAGTTGATGGAATTTTACTTGATTTAGGGGTTTCATCATATCAATTAGACAATCCAGATAGAGGCTTTAGCTATATGCATAATGCAAAGCTTGATATGAGGATGAATAAAGATGACGACTTAACTGCATGGGATGTAGTTAATGGGTATTCAAAAGAAGATTTAATTAGAATATTAAAGGAATATGGTGAAGAAAAATTTGCATCTAAAATAGCAGATTTAATTATAAAGAGGAGAAAAATAAAAAATATTAATACAACATACGAACTTGTTGATATTATTAAGGATGCTATACCAGTTAAAGCTCGAAGAGAAGGAGGGCATCCGGCTAAAAGGGTTTTTCAGGCAATACGTATAGAAGTTAACAAAGAACTAGAAATATTAGAAAGCGCAGTAAATGATTGCGTAGATGTTTTAAGTTCAGAAGGAAGAATTTGTATTATTACATTTCACTCGCTTGAAGATAGAATAGTCAAAAATGTTTTTAGAAAAAGAGAAAATCCTTGTGTATGTCCACCTAATTTTCCTGTTTGCACGTGTGGTAATATTGCAGACTTAAGAGTTATAACAAAAAAGCCTATTCTTCCATCAGAAGAGGAACTAAAAGAAAATTCAAGATCAAAAAGTGCTAAACTAAGAATTGCCGAAAAAATATAA
- the mraZ gene encoding division/cell wall cluster transcriptional repressor MraZ: protein MFIGEYHHALDNKNRIIVPSKFREQLGNKFVMTKGLDGCLYAYPMEEWRKLEDKLKSLPLTNKDARAFVRFMFSGAAEIEIDKQGRALIPQNLLEYAAINKEIVSIGVLSRIEIWSKDKWKEYNEKNIDFNEIAEKMSELGI, encoded by the coding sequence ATGTTTATCGGTGAATATCATCATGCTCTTGATAATAAGAATAGAATAATCGTCCCATCAAAATTTAGAGAGCAACTAGGAAACAAGTTTGTAATGACTAAAGGGCTAGATGGATGCCTTTATGCTTATCCTATGGAAGAGTGGAGAAAATTAGAGGATAAGCTTAAGTCTTTACCATTAACTAATAAAGATGCAAGAGCATTTGTAAGATTTATGTTTTCAGGGGCAGCAGAAATAGAAATCGATAAACAAGGTAGAGCGTTAATCCCGCAAAATTTATTAGAATATGCGGCAATTAATAAGGAAATAGTAAGTATAGGAGTATTAAGTAGGATAGAAATATGGAGCAAGGATAAGTGGAAAGAATATAACGAGAAGAATATTGATTTTAACGAAATAGCTGAAAAGATGTCAGAGCTGGGAATATAG
- a CDS encoding aspartyl-phosphate phosphatase Spo0E family protein, whose protein sequence is MANAEIEIMRSKLYDYLNSNADYDIIIQISQELDKLIYDFYLNKYFWLSKEKNDN, encoded by the coding sequence ATGGCAAATGCTGAAATAGAAATTATGAGATCTAAATTATATGATTACTTAAATTCGAATGCTGACTATGATATTATTATTCAGATTAGCCAGGAACTTGATAAGTTGATTTATGATTTTTATTTGAATAAGTATTTTTGGTTAAGTAAAGAAAAAAATGACAATTAA
- the ychF gene encoding redox-regulated ATPase YchF: MKLGIVGLPNVGKSTLFNAITQAGAECANYPFCTIEPNVGVVAVPDERLDKLAQMYNPEKVTPAVIEFYDIAGLVKGASKGEGLGNKFLSHIREVSAIVHVVRCFEDSNIVHVEGSIDPIRDIETINLELVFSDLEVLERRMDKTKKAARSGDKKAQEELNFMERLYSHLESGKPARTLAMSQEEEELIKQFFLLTSKPVLYACNISEDNLLSGNMENIYVKKVEEYAASENSEVVVISAKIEEEISVLEGEEKKEFLQSYGLDEPGLHKLIKASYRLLGLISFLTAGPKEVRAWTIKEGTKAPQAAGKIHSDIERGFIRAEVISFEDLIAAGSEVTAKEKGLIRLEGKEYIMKDGDVVVFRFNV, translated from the coding sequence ATGAAGCTTGGTATAGTAGGTTTGCCTAATGTAGGCAAAAGCACATTGTTTAATGCAATTACTCAAGCTGGAGCTGAGTGTGCAAATTATCCATTCTGCACCATAGAGCCTAACGTCGGCGTAGTAGCAGTTCCAGATGAAAGATTAGATAAACTTGCACAGATGTATAATCCTGAAAAGGTAACTCCAGCAGTTATAGAATTTTATGATATCGCAGGACTTGTTAAAGGCGCAAGCAAAGGTGAAGGGTTAGGTAATAAATTTTTATCACATATAAGAGAAGTTTCAGCAATAGTTCATGTCGTTAGATGTTTTGAAGATTCAAACATTGTGCATGTTGAAGGGTCAATTGATCCTATCAGAGACATAGAAACAATAAATTTAGAACTTGTTTTTTCTGATTTAGAAGTATTAGAAAGAAGAATGGATAAAACTAAAAAGGCTGCTAGATCTGGTGATAAAAAAGCCCAGGAAGAGCTTAATTTCATGGAAAGGTTGTATTCGCATCTAGAGTCAGGAAAACCAGCAAGGACTTTAGCAATGAGCCAAGAAGAAGAAGAACTCATTAAACAGTTTTTCCTTTTGACATCGAAACCTGTTCTTTACGCTTGCAATATATCTGAGGATAACCTTTTAAGCGGTAATATGGAAAACATATACGTTAAAAAGGTAGAAGAATATGCAGCATCTGAAAACTCAGAAGTCGTTGTGATTTCTGCAAAAATAGAAGAAGAAATTTCAGTTTTAGAAGGTGAAGAAAAAAAGGAATTCTTACAAAGCTACGGCCTTGATGAACCTGGACTCCACAAACTTATAAAGGCTAGTTATAGATTATTAGGTTTAATTAGTTTTCTTACGGCTGGTCCAAAGGAAGTTAGAGCTTGGACCATTAAAGAAGGAACTAAAGCCCCTCAAGCAGCTGGAAAAATTCACTCAGATATTGAAAGAGGGTTCATCAGAGCGGAAGTAATATCTTTTGAAGATTTAATTGCTGCAGGCTCAGAAGTCACCGCAAAGGAAAAAGGACTAATTAGACTTGAAGGAAAAGAATACATCATGAAAGACGGAGATGTTGTAGTCTTTAGATTTAATGTATAA
- a CDS encoding Lon protease family protein: MKYKKLKYEDLNIRLESLPDFRTTQEIINYKEIIGQERAIRAIETGLKLKKSGYNIFVCGSNGSGRKKYILEKLIQIASDEETPDDWCYVYNFSDSFSPIALNLKPGTSEGFKNDIDNFIDSLFDEIPRLFSEEEYEKARELIIEKFQKESFDLIQKLYDEAKGKNFVVKSTREGFAFIPIRNNEEMTEQEYNELDEKDKEKITEDVRSLKFLALEVLRKTKFLKKEMSEQLRRLDDNSAYETISKRILNLKNKYGYNEKIVKYLDDLQKDVIENIDAFLGGENDQIDESFFKRYFVNVITCNKKKGAPIVFDDFPEFQNLIGVIEYENERGSLVSDFTMIKPGSLHRANGGYLIIDALQLLSTYQGWKALKNALKNEYIQIENLKNQFDIIPIVALKPERIPLNVKVILLGNEYIYYFLYLYDEDFKELFNIKAEFESEIKLNDKIANEFLGFISFYCASNNLPHVTKKAVFELFRFSMRLSENRKYLTSCFRDIIKIIDESAIICISRNGNYINEKDVKAALAEYEKRHSFYKDRVLDMYKDGKYLVQLNGYRIGEINALSVLELGDYSFGKQNRITVTTYMGKEGVINIEREANMSGTIHNKGILILSGYIGQLFGQKFPLSFNASICFEQLYGGIEGDSASAAELIALISSLGDIPIKQSIAITGSINQRGEIQPVGGINQKIEGFFDICNMFGLDGSHGVIIPFSNYDDLVLKDEVLNAIKKGLFNIYLVNNIEECFEILCSDNFIRKNEDLMEVIKKRVEEKLKRYNDVSQK, from the coding sequence GTGAAGTATAAGAAATTGAAATATGAAGATTTGAACATTAGGCTCGAATCCTTACCAGATTTTAGAACTACTCAGGAAATAATAAATTATAAGGAGATAATAGGACAGGAAAGAGCCATCAGAGCGATAGAAACAGGATTAAAACTAAAAAAATCTGGATATAATATTTTTGTTTGTGGAAGCAATGGAAGTGGAAGAAAAAAATACATTCTTGAAAAATTAATACAGATAGCAAGTGATGAAGAAACTCCCGATGATTGGTGCTATGTATATAATTTTTCTGATAGTTTTAGTCCAATTGCTTTAAACCTTAAGCCTGGAACTTCTGAAGGATTTAAAAATGATATAGATAATTTTATCGATTCGTTATTCGATGAAATACCAAGATTGTTTTCTGAAGAGGAATACGAAAAGGCAAGAGAGCTCATTATTGAAAAATTTCAGAAAGAAAGTTTTGATCTTATTCAAAAGTTATACGATGAAGCTAAGGGAAAAAATTTCGTTGTAAAATCTACAAGAGAAGGCTTTGCTTTCATACCTATAAGAAATAATGAAGAAATGACTGAACAAGAGTATAATGAACTTGATGAAAAAGATAAGGAAAAAATCACTGAAGATGTAAGAAGTTTAAAGTTTTTAGCACTAGAAGTTTTGAGAAAAACAAAATTCTTAAAAAAGGAGATGTCAGAGCAACTAAGACGGCTTGATGATAACAGTGCATATGAGACGATAAGTAAAAGAATTTTAAATTTAAAAAATAAATATGGGTATAATGAAAAAATAGTTAAGTATTTAGATGACCTGCAAAAAGATGTGATTGAGAATATCGATGCATTTCTTGGAGGTGAGAATGATCAAATTGATGAATCCTTTTTTAAGAGGTATTTTGTCAATGTTATAACCTGTAATAAAAAAAAAGGTGCTCCAATTGTTTTTGACGATTTCCCTGAATTTCAAAATTTAATTGGTGTAATTGAATATGAAAATGAAAGAGGTTCTCTAGTATCAGATTTTACTATGATTAAACCAGGTAGTCTTCATAGAGCAAATGGTGGTTATCTTATTATTGATGCACTTCAGTTATTAAGCACATATCAAGGATGGAAAGCCTTAAAGAATGCATTGAAGAATGAATATATTCAAATAGAAAACTTAAAAAATCAATTCGATATTATCCCTATAGTTGCATTGAAGCCAGAAAGAATACCATTGAATGTAAAGGTGATTCTATTAGGAAACGAATACATTTATTATTTTTTATATTTATATGATGAGGACTTTAAAGAGTTATTCAATATAAAAGCTGAATTTGAAAGCGAAATAAAATTAAATGATAAAATTGCAAATGAATTTTTAGGGTTTATAAGTTTTTATTGTGCATCAAACAATTTGCCACACGTCACTAAAAAGGCTGTATTCGAGTTGTTTAGATTTTCAATGAGACTTTCTGAAAATAGAAAATATTTGACATCATGCTTTAGGGATATAATTAAAATAATTGATGAATCAGCGATAATTTGCATTAGCAGAAATGGAAACTATATTAATGAAAAAGATGTTAAGGCTGCATTAGCAGAATATGAAAAAAGGCACTCTTTTTATAAAGACAGAGTTCTTGATATGTATAAAGATGGCAAGTATTTAGTTCAGCTAAATGGATATAGAATTGGAGAAATTAATGCATTATCTGTATTAGAATTAGGCGATTATTCTTTTGGAAAACAAAATAGAATAACTGTTACGACTTATATGGGTAAAGAAGGTGTAATAAATATAGAAAGAGAGGCTAATATGTCAGGAACAATTCACAACAAAGGTATATTAATTCTTTCTGGGTATATTGGCCAACTTTTTGGTCAAAAATTTCCACTTTCTTTTAATGCAAGCATATGTTTTGAACAGCTTTATGGTGGCATTGAAGGAGATAGTGCATCCGCTGCAGAGTTGATTGCTCTTATTTCCAGCCTTGGAGATATACCAATTAAGCAGAGCATAGCTATAACAGGTTCAATTAATCAGAGGGGAGAAATCCAGCCTGTTGGAGGAATAAACCAGAAAATTGAGGGATTTTTTGATATATGTAATATGTTTGGGCTTGATGGAAGCCATGGAGTTATAATTCCATTTAGTAATTATGATGATTTAGTACTAAAGGATGAAGTATTAAATGCTATTAAAAAGGGATTATTTAACATATATCTTGTTAACAATATAGAAGAATGCTTTGAAATATTATGCAGTGATAATTTTATTAGAAAAAATGAAGATTTAATGGAAGTTATTAAAAAGAGAGTTGAGGAAAAGCTCAAAAGATATAACGATGTTTCACAAAAATAG
- the deoC gene encoding deoxyribose-phosphate aldolase yields the protein MITREYVASIIDHTILKPETTPEDVKKVCSEAKEHGFASVCINPCYVNLAAEELKGSNVKVCTVIGFPLGATNKEVKAFETKKAIEEGATEVDMVINIGMLKAKNYDYIRDDIKTVVDAAKGKALVKVIIETCLLTDEEKIMACKLAKEAGADFVKTSTGFSKWGAKVEDIRLMRETVGSEMGVKASGGVHSFQDAVNMIEAGANRIGASSSLKIIGKSTEEKAY from the coding sequence ATGATTACAAGAGAATATGTGGCTTCAATAATAGACCACACTATTTTAAAACCAGAAACTACTCCTGAGGATGTAAAAAAAGTATGCAGTGAAGCTAAGGAACATGGCTTTGCATCGGTGTGTATTAATCCATGCTATGTAAATTTAGCAGCTGAAGAATTAAAGGGCAGCAATGTCAAAGTATGCACGGTGATAGGCTTTCCACTAGGTGCAACTAATAAGGAAGTAAAGGCTTTTGAGACAAAAAAGGCTATAGAAGAAGGTGCGACTGAAGTAGATATGGTAATTAACATTGGAATGCTAAAAGCAAAAAACTATGATTACATAAGAGATGATATTAAGACCGTTGTTGATGCTGCAAAAGGAAAGGCACTTGTTAAGGTGATAATAGAGACATGTCTTTTAACCGACGAGGAAAAAATTATGGCTTGTAAATTGGCTAAAGAGGCCGGAGCAGATTTTGTAAAAACTTCAACTGGATTTAGCAAATGGGGGGCTAAGGTTGAGGATATTAGGCTTATGAGAGAAACAGTAGGTTCTGAAATGGGTGTCAAAGCTTCAGGAGGAGTTCACAGCTTTCAAGATGCAGTGAATATGATTGAAGCTGGTGCTAATAGAATCGGAGCAAGTTCATCCTTAAAGATAATCGGAAAATCAACTGAAGAAAAGGCATATTAA
- a CDS encoding FAD-dependent oxidoreductase yields MSIAEIINNKVLFAGEHVSGKHGWIQGALHSAMIAANNIAYLISTDKHK; encoded by the coding sequence ATGTCTATAGCAGAGATAATTAACAATAAAGTTTTATTTGCAGGTGAGCACGTTTCAGGAAAACATGGATGGATCCAGGGAGCACTTCATTCTGCTATGATTGCAGCTAATAATATAGCATATTTAATAAGTACTGATAAACATAAATAG
- the orr gene encoding ornithine racemase Orr, whose translation MRYPLLEIESKKIEENAKRLIDECHDKGIQIAGVTKVFSGNKKIVKAIVDAGIDILADSRIENLKSFKDYKIPKMLIRIPMKSQIRDLVKYTDIALVSEIEIVKEINKFALKANKKYKVILMVDIGDLREGIFFENKDEIHSAIQEISKMKYVELYGLGTNLTCYGGIIPTSDNLSILVELKKEIEKKFGKQIKFISGGNSETIPLMRTGNMPEGINQLRLGASIALGIGLYDMPLENLYQDTVKLKSEIIEIKQKPSKPIGEISVDAFGNKPHFEDKGIRKRAICAIGKQDVNPEHLIPIDENIQILGASSDHLLLDTTDSCVDYKIGDTLEFKLTYGGLLSAMTSKYIYKRII comes from the coding sequence ATGAGATATCCATTATTGGAAATAGAAAGTAAAAAAATCGAGGAAAATGCTAAAAGGTTAATTGACGAATGTCATGATAAAGGAATTCAAATAGCAGGAGTAACAAAGGTGTTCAGTGGTAATAAAAAAATAGTTAAGGCTATCGTTGATGCGGGAATAGATATATTGGCAGATTCAAGAATTGAAAATTTAAAAAGCTTTAAGGATTATAAGATACCTAAAATGCTTATTAGAATTCCCATGAAAAGCCAAATCAGAGATTTAGTAAAATATACAGATATTGCCCTTGTTTCTGAAATTGAAATTGTTAAAGAAATTAATAAGTTTGCATTAAAAGCCAATAAAAAGTATAAGGTTATTTTAATGGTTGACATAGGTGACCTAAGAGAAGGAATATTTTTTGAAAACAAAGACGAGATTCATAGTGCAATCCAAGAAATAAGCAAAATGAAATATGTAGAACTGTATGGATTAGGAACTAATCTTACTTGTTACGGTGGAATTATCCCAACATCAGATAATTTATCGATTCTAGTAGAATTAAAGAAAGAAATCGAGAAGAAATTTGGTAAACAAATAAAATTTATATCAGGTGGCAACTCAGAAACTATTCCTCTTATGAGAACAGGAAATATGCCGGAGGGCATAAATCAACTAAGGCTTGGGGCATCAATTGCACTAGGAATTGGGCTTTATGATATGCCTTTAGAAAATCTTTATCAAGACACCGTAAAACTTAAATCCGAAATAATCGAAATAAAACAAAAACCATCTAAACCAATTGGAGAAATAAGTGTTGATGCTTTTGGAAATAAACCGCATTTTGAAGATAAAGGTATTCGTAAAAGAGCTATTTGTGCAATTGGAAAACAGGATGTAAATCCAGAACATTTAATTCCAATTGACGAAAACATACAAATTCTTGGAGCAAGTAGCGATCACTTGCTTTTAGATACTACAGACTCATGCGTAGATTATAAAATAGGCGATACGTTAGAGTTTAAGCTTACTTATGGTGGATTATTATCAGCTATGACTTCAAAATATATATATAAAAGAATTATATAA
- a CDS encoding DMT family transporter, which translates to MTTNLKATVILIIVTMFWGATYFLTKLGLNDVKPFTLIALRFVIAFLVAAIVFYKQLIKSDKKILKFSIALSLLLFFVFISMTIGLKYTSASNAGFLVSLSVVLIPMISFFITKQMIERKVIIGVLMATIGIALLTINGRFEISKGDILIISCAILYAFHVVLTDIFTKEVDSIALGTLQLGFVGLLSSIIAIIVEKPMLPRNGLTWAVVILLSIFCTAFGYIAQTYAQKYVSASHTGLILSLESVFSAIFSFTFLEETLSIRGYIGAIILLFSVIWVEIK; encoded by the coding sequence ATGACAACAAATTTAAAAGCAACGGTAATTCTTATAATCGTCACTATGTTTTGGGGAGCAACGTATTTTTTAACTAAGCTTGGGCTTAACGATGTAAAACCCTTTACACTAATAGCACTAAGATTTGTAATAGCATTTCTGGTAGCTGCCATTGTATTTTACAAACAATTAATCAAATCAGATAAAAAAATTTTGAAATTTTCAATTGCTTTGTCATTGTTATTATTCTTTGTTTTTATCTCGATGACCATAGGGTTAAAATATACATCTGCTTCTAATGCTGGTTTTTTGGTTAGTCTGTCTGTTGTGTTAATACCTATGATATCATTTTTTATAACTAAGCAAATGATTGAAAGGAAAGTTATAATAGGTGTATTAATGGCAACTATAGGAATAGCACTGTTAACCATAAATGGGCGGTTTGAAATCAGTAAGGGAGATATTTTAATCATTTCATGTGCAATTCTTTATGCTTTTCATGTAGTGCTAACTGATATTTTTACTAAAGAAGTAGATTCAATTGCTCTTGGGACATTGCAACTAGGATTTGTAGGGTTACTTAGCAGTATAATAGCGATAATAGTTGAGAAACCAATGCTACCAAGAAATGGTCTAACATGGGCAGTGGTTATATTACTAAGCATATTTTGCACTGCATTTGGTTATATTGCTCAAACCTATGCTCAAAAATATGTATCTGCATCTCATACAGGATTGATTTTATCGTTAGAGTCAGTTTTTTCGGCCATATTCTCTTTTACCTTTCTTGAAGAAACTCTTAGTATTAGAGGATACATAGGTGCAATTATACTTTTATTTAGTGTAATTTGGGTTGAGATTAAATAA
- a CDS encoding 4Fe-4S binding protein encodes MKFPYLKEAVKSAFKKPSTEIYPIVNKVAPVGYRGKIVYHADKCINCGMCIRVCAPGCITRTIEKVEDGDKITFNFYQGQCTFCSMCADFCPKDAIELTQDYHLAVTDRDDLIVSGTFIKKAPPKPPVPPQAPAAPAADKKTE; translated from the coding sequence ATGAAATTTCCCTACTTAAAAGAGGCTGTAAAATCAGCGTTTAAAAAGCCAAGCACAGAAATATATCCTATTGTAAACAAAGTTGCTCCTGTAGGATACAGAGGTAAAATAGTTTATCATGCAGATAAGTGCATCAATTGTGGTATGTGTATTAGGGTTTGTGCTCCTGGATGTATAACAAGAACTATTGAAAAGGTTGAGGATGGAGATAAAATAACATTTAATTTCTATCAAGGGCAATGCACATTCTGCTCTATGTGTGCTGACTTTTGTCCAAAGGACGCGATCGAATTAACACAAGACTATCATCTTGCAGTTACAGACAGAGATGATTTGATTGTTTCGGGAACATTTATAAAGAAGGCTCCACCAAAGCCTCCTGTTCCACCTCAGGCTCCTGCAGCCCCAGCTGCTGATAAAAAAACTGAATAA
- a CDS encoding NADH-quinone oxidoreductase subunit B family protein, with protein sequence MFKKLIEKSFEKSPWVFHLNTGSCNGCDIEIVSVLTPRYDAERLGVKLTGSPRHADIVLVTGPVTSQSKDRLVRTLAQVPDPKVVIAIGSCPTSTNVFNGSYSVEGPLSKYIDVDVSIAGCAPKPEAIIDGIAKAIEILKRKRREMK encoded by the coding sequence TTGTTTAAGAAATTAATTGAGAAAAGTTTCGAAAAATCTCCATGGGTGTTTCATTTGAATACAGGTTCTTGCAACGGATGCGATATAGAAATAGTATCGGTTTTAACACCAAGATACGATGCCGAAAGACTTGGAGTTAAACTTACAGGTTCACCAAGACATGCTGATATAGTTCTTGTTACTGGTCCTGTAACTTCACAATCCAAGGATAGACTTGTAAGAACTCTTGCACAGGTTCCGGACCCAAAGGTTGTTATAGCAATTGGTTCCTGTCCTACATCAACAAATGTATTCAATGGGAGCTATTCTGTAGAAGGACCACTTAGCAAATATATCGATGTTGATGTTTCAATAGCGGGTTGTGCACCAAAACCTGAAGCAATAATCGATGGTATAGCAAAGGCAATAGAAATATTAAAGAGGAAAAGGAGGGAGATGAAATGA
- a CDS encoding respiratory chain complex I subunit 1 family protein — MVVLKYLFYVLVFPGLLFSSIVGLLLSGIDRKVVARMQKRMGPPLIQPIYDFFKLLGKETIVPRAASRRTFLYAPVVGLLALVTVALFIPMFKFTALSTVADIIVIIYLLTIPAVAMIMGGAASGSPYAGVGISREMVAILSYELPLVIVLLTIGKKVGMELNNGILTFSLSQIVEYQAQFGALITKWSLIPAALALLLVIPIKVGSVPFDIAEAEIEICEGPLVEYSGAPLAVFKLNHAIKMFIMTSLFVTLFLSGKGTGIVIVDIILQIILSAIIVIISISTLKAITARLKVEQVLKFFWTYPTALAVISMILVWFGF; from the coding sequence TTGGTAGTTTTAAAATATTTATTTTATGTTTTAGTTTTTCCAGGTCTGTTGTTTTCTTCTATAGTAGGGCTTTTGCTATCGGGTATAGATAGAAAGGTTGTAGCGAGGATGCAAAAGAGAATGGGACCTCCATTAATTCAGCCTATTTATGATTTCTTTAAATTATTAGGCAAAGAAACAATAGTACCAAGGGCTGCTTCAAGGAGAACATTCCTTTATGCTCCTGTAGTTGGATTATTAGCACTTGTCACAGTAGCTCTTTTTATTCCAATGTTTAAGTTTACTGCACTTTCAACTGTTGCTGACATAATAGTTATCATATACCTTTTAACAATTCCAGCTGTAGCTATGATAATGGGGGGAGCAGCGTCTGGTTCACCTTATGCTGGAGTTGGAATTTCCAGGGAAATGGTAGCTATTTTATCATATGAATTGCCACTGGTAATTGTTTTACTAACAATAGGAAAAAAGGTTGGGATGGAATTAAACAACGGAATATTGACTTTTTCACTTTCACAAATTGTAGAATACCAGGCTCAATTTGGGGCTTTGATAACTAAATGGAGCCTGATACCAGCAGCTTTAGCATTGCTTCTAGTTATTCCTATTAAGGTAGGTAGTGTTCCTTTCGATATTGCAGAGGCAGAAATCGAAATATGTGAAGGACCGCTTGTTGAATACAGTGGTGCACCACTAGCAGTATTTAAGTTAAACCATGCAATAAAAATGTTTATAATGACTTCACTGTTTGTAACTTTGTTCTTGAGTGGAAAGGGAACAGGTATAGTTATAGTTGATATAATTTTACAAATAATATTAAGTGCTATAATAGTAATAATATCTATTTCAACCTTAAAGGCTATTACAGCGCGATTAAAGGTTGAGCAGGTATTAAAATTTTTCTGGACCTATCCAACAGCTTTGGCGGTAATCAGCATGATTCTTGTTTGGTTTGGTTTTTAA